Proteins from a genomic interval of Gloeocapsa sp. DLM2.Bin57:
- a CDS encoding IS200/IS605 family transposase produces the protein FVASCGGVTISTLKTYIQNQDEIK, from the coding sequence TTTGTGGCTAGTTGTGGTGGTGTTACTATTTCAACCCTTAAAACTTATATACAGAATCAAGATGAAATAAAATAA